A part of Deltaproteobacteria bacterium genomic DNA contains:
- a CDS encoding VOC family protein, which translates to MAVKPIPEGYHSITPHLTVRGAARAIDFYRKAFGAEEIARMHAPDGKTVMHAELKIGDSRFFLGDEVPGMNCQSPETLGGTPSGLYLYVRDVDELFRKAVGAGATVKRPVEDMFWGDRTGSLQDPFGHIWDLATRKEEVPPEEMKRRGDEFFRKMSGGKA; encoded by the coding sequence TTGGCCGTGAAGCCGATACCGGAAGGGTACCATTCGATCACGCCGCACCTGACGGTGCGGGGAGCGGCGCGCGCCATCGATTTCTACCGCAAGGCGTTCGGCGCCGAGGAGATCGCGCGAATGCACGCTCCGGACGGCAAGACCGTGATGCACGCGGAACTGAAGATCGGCGACTCCCGGTTCTTCCTCGGCGACGAGGTCCCGGGGATGAATTGCCAATCGCCGGAGACGCTCGGCGGAACGCCCTCCGGGTTGTACCTGTACGTCCGGGACGTGGACGAGCTGTTCCGCAAGGCGGTGGGGGCCGGGGCCACGGTGAAGCGCCCCGTGGAGGACATGTTCTGGGGCGACCGGACCGGGAGTCTCCAGGACCCGTTCGGCCACATCTGGGACCTTGCGACGCGCAAGGAGGAGGTTCCGCCGGAGGAGATGAAGCGGCGGGGGGATGAATTTTTCAGGAAAATGTCGGGCGGAAAGGCGTAG